A window of the Serratia sarumanii genome harbors these coding sequences:
- a CDS encoding DUF3592 domain-containing protein produces the protein MSKAKNVLTVIGLILLAPILSLVGFFKFITVDIWGYFKHIGSSLSVMENGISASGQIVSIRQTNLWDGNRPVCEVEVKYIAQDGKNHTAVAKGPISVVDLPRYQPGHFTAIKYDPKNPKKAVIEELSRL, from the coding sequence ATGTCGAAGGCCAAAAATGTTCTCACCGTTATCGGGTTGATTTTATTGGCTCCTATCCTCAGCCTGGTGGGTTTTTTCAAATTCATCACGGTCGATATCTGGGGTTATTTCAAACATATCGGTTCTTCCCTCAGCGTGATGGAGAACGGTATTTCCGCCTCCGGGCAAATCGTCAGCATTCGCCAGACCAACCTGTGGGACGGGAATCGGCCGGTCTGCGAAGTCGAAGTCAAATACATCGCCCAAGACGGAAAAAACCATACGGCCGTGGCGAAAGGCCCGATCAGCGTCGTGGATCTGCCGCGTTATCAGCCGGGCCATTTCACCGCGATCAAGTACGACCCCAAGAACCCCAAAAAAGCGGTGATCGAAGAGCTTTCCCGGCTTTAA
- a CDS encoding DUF2169 domain-containing protein has product MKVVKPLRLSALHRPFSWQGQNHLGVSVLALADMGASPRLRPEPELWQLAAEELTLSGGVLDLAIPKACAEFLATGNAYTHHQQDKTACAVKIQLDSLEKTLVVFGDRHWINDRPSTPLPFAEMRLDWRRAYGGTQFADNPHGIGATPETFPQGRIHRLPNIEPLQGRLASPRQSAQPASFDALDLTWPRRFSRIGKNYDADWLKNGFPGFANDIDWRLFNMAESDQQFPQRDSLPPRAAYRIWNMHPSEPVQQGHLPPWRTRCFINRLRGDETHFEEIAMRHTTVWFFPHLEQMLLIYQGSTRINEDDAADVMQLMPALEIEGEPRSTAHYRQVLTQRLDKERGALHAFREQELLPEACIGAWLDTETPTQQSPMAENIAAYEHRQREEHRQRLLREGQDIDELFPLPSQDAPPKLDELAEFVERLESQAEAQYQDMLKLAQAEGIDPRNPGGDHVPPSGAESYQQQRDLLFQEARRHPDAFSEKQLGESERALHQMYLMSAQAQSPALRLSGDLAQIIRQRVTAAMLRDKDLSGLDLTGADLSGMDLCQANLRGALLENANLRQTQLVGCDLREAMLARADLSGAVLQQADLSHASLALAKCEATDFGGAQLHETNIQQTLFQRCDFTMASLRDLLGYETLLGQCDFSRATLANITLMELQLEQLTFSHTRLDKVSFVKCRLQAVNFDRARLESCAWVDTETQNLSFRAARLTACAFAAKTLLPQADFSDATLNQCNLRQMPLQRANFSRARLNNCDLSETRLNDADFRQANGSGSLFIRSDLSRANLRDANFIAALLQKCVLSGADLQGANLFRADLSQSQVDQATRLEGAYTARVKTLPRHNGKEV; this is encoded by the coding sequence ATGAAAGTCGTAAAACCTCTGCGCCTCAGCGCGCTTCATCGCCCCTTCTCTTGGCAAGGGCAAAACCATCTGGGCGTTTCCGTTTTGGCCTTGGCCGATATGGGGGCTTCCCCGCGCCTGCGCCCCGAACCGGAGCTGTGGCAGTTGGCCGCCGAAGAACTCACGCTGAGCGGCGGCGTGCTCGATTTGGCTATCCCCAAAGCCTGCGCGGAGTTTCTCGCCACCGGTAACGCCTACACCCACCATCAACAAGACAAAACCGCTTGCGCCGTAAAGATCCAGCTGGATTCGCTGGAAAAAACGCTGGTGGTTTTCGGCGATCGCCATTGGATCAACGATCGTCCCTCCACTCCCCTCCCTTTTGCAGAAATGCGTCTGGACTGGCGCCGGGCTTACGGCGGCACCCAGTTCGCCGATAATCCGCACGGCATCGGCGCCACTCCAGAAACATTTCCGCAGGGCCGCATCCATCGCCTACCCAATATTGAACCGCTGCAGGGGCGCCTCGCGTCTCCTCGGCAAAGCGCGCAACCGGCAAGCTTTGACGCGTTGGATCTCACCTGGCCGCGCCGCTTCTCCCGCATCGGTAAAAACTACGACGCCGACTGGTTGAAAAACGGCTTTCCCGGCTTCGCCAACGATATCGACTGGCGCCTGTTCAACATGGCGGAAAGCGATCAGCAGTTTCCTCAACGCGACAGCTTGCCGCCCCGCGCCGCCTATCGAATTTGGAACATGCACCCTTCAGAACCGGTGCAGCAAGGTCATTTGCCGCCGTGGCGCACACGCTGTTTCATCAACCGGCTGCGCGGCGACGAAACGCATTTCGAAGAAATCGCGATGCGCCACACCACCGTCTGGTTCTTCCCGCATCTGGAACAGATGCTGCTGATTTATCAGGGCAGCACACGCATCAATGAAGACGATGCCGCCGACGTAATGCAGCTGATGCCGGCTTTGGAAATCGAAGGCGAGCCCCGCTCCACCGCGCATTATCGGCAGGTGTTGACCCAGCGGCTGGATAAGGAACGGGGGGCTCTGCACGCGTTTCGTGAGCAAGAGTTGTTGCCGGAAGCGTGCATCGGCGCCTGGCTGGATACGGAAACGCCGACGCAGCAAAGCCCGATGGCGGAAAATATCGCCGCCTACGAGCACCGGCAGCGCGAAGAGCACCGCCAGCGCCTGCTGCGTGAAGGCCAGGACATCGATGAACTGTTCCCGCTGCCGTCGCAAGACGCGCCGCCGAAGCTGGACGAGCTTGCCGAATTCGTCGAGCGTCTGGAAAGCCAGGCCGAGGCGCAGTATCAGGACATGCTCAAGCTGGCGCAAGCCGAGGGTATCGATCCGCGCAATCCCGGTGGGGATCACGTGCCGCCATCCGGTGCGGAAAGCTACCAGCAGCAGCGCGATCTGCTGTTCCAGGAGGCGCGCCGGCATCCCGATGCGTTCAGCGAAAAACAGCTGGGGGAAAGCGAGCGTGCGCTGCACCAAATGTATTTAATGTCGGCACAGGCGCAAAGCCCTGCGCTGCGTTTAAGCGGCGATCTGGCGCAAATCATTCGCCAACGCGTCACCGCCGCCATGCTGCGTGATAAGGATCTCAGCGGTCTTGATCTCACCGGCGCCGATCTGTCCGGCATGGATCTCTGCCAGGCTAACTTGCGCGGCGCTTTGCTGGAAAACGCCAATCTGCGCCAAACCCAACTGGTGGGTTGCGACCTTCGCGAGGCGATGCTGGCGCGCGCCGATCTCAGCGGCGCCGTCTTGCAGCAGGCCGATCTGAGCCACGCCTCTTTGGCCCTGGCGAAATGCGAAGCGACGGATTTCGGCGGCGCACAGCTGCACGAAACCAACATTCAGCAAACGTTGTTTCAACGCTGCGATTTCACGATGGCCTCATTACGCGATTTGCTGGGATACGAAACCTTGCTCGGGCAGTGTGATTTCAGCCGCGCCACGCTGGCCAACATTACGCTGATGGAGTTGCAGTTGGAGCAGCTGACATTCAGCCACACCCGGCTCGACAAAGTCAGCTTCGTCAAATGCCGCTTGCAGGCGGTGAACTTCGATCGGGCGCGGCTGGAAAGCTGCGCCTGGGTTGATACCGAGACGCAAAACCTCAGTTTCCGCGCCGCACGCCTCACGGCCTGCGCCTTCGCGGCAAAGACGCTGCTGCCGCAGGCGGATTTCAGCGACGCGACGCTAAACCAGTGCAATTTACGCCAGATGCCGTTGCAGCGGGCCAATTTCAGCCGTGCGCGTCTCAATAATTGCGACCTGTCGGAAACCCGGTTGAACGACGCCGATTTCCGTCAGGCCAACGGCAGCGGCAGCCTGTTCATTCGCAGCGATCTGTCTCGCGCCAACCTGCGCGACGCCAATTTCATTGCGGCGCTCCTGCAAAAATGCGTGCTGTCGGGCGCCGACCTGCAGGGCGCCAATCTGTTCCGGGCCGACCTGTCGCAGTCGCAAGTGGATCAGGCGACCCGGCTCGAGGGCGCCTATACCGCCAGGGTGAAAACATTGCCTCGCCACAACGGGAAGGAAGTATGA
- a CDS encoding LysR family transcriptional regulator has product MNLANVDLNLLVVFEALYQTRNVTAAGRRLNRAQPSVSNALARLRTLLNDPLFVRSGGGMAPTPRAHQLMPQIQQVLEQIHLALAPPARFDPATAGQRRFTLAAGDYADILLLPAIISRLRQTAPGIDIRVSRLDRHNIYRQLDRGEVDIALGGHLSGAESHYVRTLFEEHLVCIASRSHPQLADGRWDLARYLSLPHGLYAPADDGSARGLVDRRLAEIGGQRRVAVTFSHIAALPAVVADSDLIATLAASAARHFSDPQRVRILPLPDELAIAPFPIELIAGRLAQRDPALIWLCELIGQLSFAPSLR; this is encoded by the coding sequence ATGAATTTGGCCAACGTCGATCTCAACTTGCTGGTGGTGTTCGAGGCGTTATATCAGACGCGCAACGTCACCGCCGCAGGCCGGCGTCTTAACCGCGCCCAGCCCTCCGTCAGCAATGCCTTGGCACGGCTGCGCACGCTGCTGAACGATCCGCTGTTTGTTCGCAGCGGCGGCGGCATGGCGCCTACGCCACGCGCCCATCAGCTTATGCCGCAGATACAGCAGGTGCTTGAACAGATCCATCTGGCGTTGGCGCCCCCTGCCCGTTTCGATCCGGCCACCGCCGGGCAACGGCGCTTTACGCTGGCGGCCGGCGACTATGCCGATATCCTGCTGCTGCCCGCTATCATCAGTCGGTTACGTCAGACAGCACCCGGCATCGATATTCGCGTTTCGCGCCTGGATCGCCACAATATTTACCGGCAACTGGATCGCGGCGAGGTGGATATCGCGCTGGGAGGGCACCTTTCCGGAGCGGAAAGCCACTATGTGCGCACGTTGTTTGAAGAACATCTGGTGTGTATCGCCAGCCGTTCACACCCACAGTTGGCGGATGGCCGCTGGGATCTGGCACGCTACCTCAGCCTGCCGCATGGGCTGTACGCACCGGCAGACGACGGCTCTGCCAGGGGATTGGTCGACCGGCGCCTGGCGGAAATCGGCGGTCAACGGCGCGTCGCCGTAACCTTTTCACATATTGCCGCTCTGCCGGCTGTGGTCGCCGACAGCGATCTGATCGCCACCCTGGCCGCCAGCGCGGCCCGGCATTTTTCCGATCCGCAACGCGTACGCATTCTCCCGCTGCCCGACGAGTTGGCCATCGCGCCTTTCCCCATTGAGCTGATCGCCGGCAGGCTGGCGCAACGCGACCCGGCGTTAATCTGGCTCTGTGAGCTGATAGGCCAACTCTCCTTCGCCCCCTCCCTACGTTAA
- a CDS encoding DUF4150 domain-containing protein translates to MFANSQMIGVDLAFPDVCLTPSPAPVPVPYPDIALAPTAIPNAFNILFVGTPAHNMATVTPLTNGDNPGVATGVASGTVMGPSRHLTGAFTVLLKGTPATRLTSLSLQNSTNALGMRIVPSQLKVLLLAP, encoded by the coding sequence ATGTTTGCCAACAGCCAAATGATCGGCGTGGACCTGGCGTTTCCCGACGTCTGTCTGACGCCAAGCCCGGCGCCAGTACCCGTGCCCTACCCGGATATCGCCCTGGCGCCGACCGCCATTCCGAACGCGTTCAACATTCTGTTCGTCGGCACCCCGGCGCACAACATGGCGACGGTGACGCCGCTGACCAACGGCGACAACCCCGGCGTGGCCACCGGCGTCGCCTCCGGGACAGTGATGGGGCCGTCCCGCCACCTGACCGGCGCCTTTACCGTGCTGCTCAAAGGCACCCCGGCCACCCGGCTGACCAGCCTCAGCCTGCAAAATTCCACCAACGCGCTCGGCATGCGCATCGTGCCGAGCCAATTAAAAGTGTTGCTGCTTGCGCCCTGA
- a CDS encoding DUF3540 domain-containing protein translates to MSVANTTRAVNIAPPQQAAGQVVNLLPDGSLVVECEGRGWHCRRAASCLLTPALGDNVLVAGCGHQLWAIAVLERAEPQSAARLSVAGDLHIETPSGSLSLHGAQALKLSGDAMTLQANSGDCQVDKMKYSGEELSAFVSISRLVGKRCESLWHSVSQISHSLFRKVRQTEHVRAGQLDYQAEDYARIHARNTLITSKDITKLDSEQIHVG, encoded by the coding sequence ATGAGCGTTGCCAACACAACCCGCGCCGTCAACATCGCACCGCCCCAGCAGGCCGCCGGCCAGGTCGTCAACCTGTTGCCGGACGGCAGTCTGGTGGTGGAGTGCGAAGGCCGCGGCTGGCATTGCCGCCGGGCGGCGAGCTGCCTGCTGACGCCGGCACTCGGCGATAACGTGCTGGTCGCCGGCTGCGGCCACCAGCTGTGGGCGATCGCCGTCCTTGAGCGCGCGGAACCGCAAAGCGCGGCGCGGCTGAGCGTTGCAGGCGATCTGCACATTGAAACGCCGAGCGGCTCACTGTCGCTGCACGGCGCGCAGGCGCTGAAACTGAGCGGCGACGCCATGACGCTGCAGGCCAACAGCGGCGACTGCCAGGTCGACAAGATGAAATACAGCGGCGAAGAGCTGTCGGCCTTCGTCAGCATCAGCCGCCTGGTCGGCAAACGCTGCGAGTCGCTGTGGCATTCGGTCAGCCAGATCAGCCATTCGCTGTTCCGCAAAGTGCGCCAGACCGAGCACGTGCGCGCCGGGCAGCTGGATTACCAGGCGGAAGATTACGCCCGCATTCATGCCCGCAACACGCTCATTACTTCAAAAGACATCACCAAGCTGGATTCGGAACAAATCCACGTCGGATAA
- a CDS encoding NADP-dependent oxidoreductase codes for MSPSSQQNRRFLLASRPHGEPTAANFRLDTVPAPQPGAGQLVLRTVYLSLDPYMRGRMSDAPSYAPPVEIGQVMVGGTVSRVAASQHPDFNVGDWVLGYDGWQDYALSDGSGLRNLGPHLPQPSRLLGVLGMPGFTAYMGLLDIGQPQAGETLVVAAASGAVGSVVGQIGKLKGCRVVGVAGGAEKCRYVVEELGFDACIDHRAPDFAEQLAAACPKGIDIYYENVGGAVFDAVLPLLNTKARIPVCGIIAHYNATGLPAGPDRLPLLEGLILRKRIRMQGFIIFDDYGSRFDEFLQQMSSWVEEGKIKFREDIVDGLEQAPQAFIGLLQGKNFGKLVIRVADE; via the coding sequence ATGTCCCCTTCTTCTCAACAGAACCGCCGCTTCCTGCTGGCCTCGCGTCCGCACGGTGAACCGACGGCGGCCAACTTCCGTCTCGATACCGTCCCCGCACCGCAGCCCGGCGCCGGACAGCTGGTGCTGCGCACCGTTTATCTGTCGCTGGATCCTTATATGCGCGGGCGCATGAGCGATGCCCCCTCCTACGCGCCGCCGGTGGAGATCGGTCAGGTGATGGTGGGCGGCACGGTATCGCGCGTAGCGGCTTCACAGCATCCCGATTTCAACGTCGGCGATTGGGTGTTGGGTTATGACGGCTGGCAGGATTACGCCCTGTCTGACGGCAGCGGCCTGCGCAACCTCGGCCCGCACCTGCCGCAGCCTTCCCGCCTGCTGGGCGTGCTGGGCATGCCGGGATTTACCGCTTACATGGGGCTGCTCGACATCGGCCAACCGCAGGCGGGAGAAACGCTGGTGGTGGCCGCCGCCAGCGGTGCGGTCGGCTCGGTGGTCGGCCAAATCGGTAAGCTGAAAGGCTGTCGCGTCGTCGGCGTCGCCGGAGGGGCGGAAAAATGCCGCTATGTGGTGGAAGAGTTGGGTTTCGACGCCTGCATCGATCACCGCGCCCCTGACTTTGCCGAACAGCTGGCGGCCGCCTGCCCTAAAGGCATCGACATCTATTACGAAAACGTCGGCGGGGCGGTGTTCGACGCCGTACTGCCGCTGTTGAACACCAAAGCGCGCATTCCGGTGTGCGGCATCATCGCCCATTACAATGCCACCGGGTTGCCTGCGGGGCCGGACCGCTTGCCGCTGCTGGAGGGGCTGATCCTGCGCAAACGCATCCGTATGCAGGGCTTTATCATCTTCGACGACTACGGCTCACGCTTTGACGAGTTCTTGCAACAAATGAGCAGTTGGGTCGAGGAGGGGAAAATCAAGTTCCGCGAGGACATCGTCGACGGGCTGGAGCAGGCGCCGCAGGCGTTTATCGGCCTGCTGCAGGGCAAGAACTTCGGCAAGCTGGTGATCCGCGTCGCCGACGAGTAA
- a CDS encoding type VI secretion system Vgr family protein — translation MDRLIIAHTPLPSHQLLFRSLSGEEKLAGLFEFDVELLSPDNRLDLKALLGQKITLELRGNPLAPRYLNGNITRMTLSGREAGGNRYYIYRAVLRPTLWYLTQNRDFRIYQEKTVPDILTQVLGQYQVKIDNRLSYDYRIWGYCVQYQESDFDFISRLMEHEGIYYYFTHQQDGHTLVLADAPSAHQELAGYASIPYQLAEGGLVENKDSINSWSVSDAITPSLYSLDDYDFRKPRARLLEARQNPASFAQDKAEVFDWPGRYTDHAHGQFYVKVRQQEFEAQHEQMSGEGSSQGIAPGYRFQLIQAPRMEDNRAYLVVSAHYFMQENSYASNDNDVGEQRTEFQVVPADINWRPARITPWPKTHGPQTAEVVGPEGESIWTDKYGRVKLKFRWDRHGSGNETSSCWVRVSSAWAGWKYGGIQIPRVGEEVVVDFINGDPDRPIITGRVYNEDSMPPWDLPGDATKMGFMSRSKGGGADNASFLFLEDSPGNESFDMHAERNMNMTVENDKNVNIDGSRTTTIGRKQDDTVTGDATFLYKAKRTTTVDGLETANLNAHQTVNIKGGRDLTIIDGGDKIDITGNQSFKLDGAQTQNITQTQHVTVKGNQTLDITEGQQTSTIKQGQTVNITSGGQHTTITAGGQELTVKGGGQTATVTGNVTETYKNDQSTTITGTLTIKAKTINITSADGVSVQTPSWKDNCHGWKWVATGANFAFYGSNLALTGASLKHTMLDISHNPLAISKTNFKLSNDPMTFTQLGALVTNGALRLSTKALAIFL, via the coding sequence ATGGATCGCCTTATCATTGCGCACACGCCTTTGCCCTCCCATCAGCTGTTGTTCAGAAGCCTTTCCGGTGAGGAAAAACTGGCCGGATTGTTCGAGTTCGACGTCGAGCTGCTCAGCCCCGACAATCGGCTCGATCTGAAAGCGCTGCTGGGACAAAAAATCACGTTGGAGCTGCGGGGCAATCCGCTGGCGCCGCGCTATCTCAACGGCAATATCACGCGCATGACTCTCTCCGGACGGGAAGCAGGCGGCAACCGTTACTATATCTACCGCGCCGTGCTGCGCCCCACGCTGTGGTATCTGACGCAAAACCGCGATTTTCGCATCTACCAGGAAAAGACCGTTCCCGACATCCTGACTCAGGTGCTGGGGCAGTATCAGGTGAAAATCGATAATCGCCTGAGTTACGACTACCGCATCTGGGGGTACTGCGTGCAGTACCAAGAGAGCGATTTCGATTTCATCAGTCGCCTGATGGAGCACGAAGGCATCTATTACTATTTCACGCACCAGCAAGACGGCCATACGCTGGTGCTGGCTGACGCGCCGTCGGCGCATCAGGAACTCGCCGGCTACGCCAGCATTCCCTATCAGCTCGCGGAAGGCGGCCTGGTGGAAAACAAAGACAGCATCAACAGCTGGAGCGTTTCGGACGCCATCACGCCCAGCCTGTATAGCCTGGATGACTACGATTTTCGCAAGCCGCGCGCGCGGTTGCTGGAGGCGCGGCAGAATCCCGCCTCGTTCGCGCAGGACAAAGCCGAGGTGTTCGACTGGCCCGGGCGTTATACCGATCACGCCCACGGCCAGTTTTACGTCAAGGTTCGCCAGCAGGAGTTCGAAGCGCAGCACGAGCAGATGAGCGGCGAAGGCAGTTCGCAGGGCATTGCGCCCGGCTACCGTTTTCAACTGATCCAGGCGCCGCGTATGGAGGACAACCGCGCCTACCTGGTGGTCAGCGCGCATTACTTCATGCAGGAAAACAGCTACGCAAGCAATGATAACGACGTCGGCGAGCAGCGTACCGAATTTCAGGTCGTTCCGGCGGACATCAATTGGCGCCCGGCGCGCATCACGCCCTGGCCGAAAACCCACGGCCCGCAAACTGCCGAAGTGGTGGGGCCGGAAGGCGAAAGCATCTGGACCGATAAATATGGCCGGGTGAAACTCAAATTCCGTTGGGATCGCCACGGCAGCGGCAATGAAACCAGTTCCTGTTGGGTGCGCGTCTCCAGCGCCTGGGCCGGCTGGAAATACGGCGGGATCCAGATCCCGCGCGTGGGCGAAGAAGTGGTGGTCGACTTTATCAACGGCGATCCGGATCGCCCTATCATCACCGGCCGCGTTTACAACGAAGACAGCATGCCGCCGTGGGATCTGCCCGGCGACGCCACCAAAATGGGCTTTATGAGCCGCAGCAAAGGCGGCGGCGCCGACAACGCCAGCTTCCTGTTCCTGGAAGACTCGCCCGGCAACGAATCTTTCGACATGCACGCCGAACGCAACATGAACATGACGGTGGAAAACGACAAGAACGTCAATATTGACGGCAGCCGCACCACCACCATCGGCCGCAAGCAGGACGACACCGTCACCGGCGACGCCACGTTCCTGTACAAAGCGAAACGCACCACCACCGTCGATGGGCTGGAAACCGCCAACCTGAACGCCCACCAGACGGTGAACATCAAAGGCGGCCGCGACCTGACGATTATCGACGGCGGCGATAAAATCGACATCACCGGCAATCAGTCCTTCAAGCTTGACGGCGCACAGACGCAAAACATTACGCAGACCCAACACGTCACGGTGAAGGGCAATCAGACCCTCGACATTACCGAAGGGCAACAAACCAGCACCATCAAGCAAGGGCAAACGGTCAACATCACCTCCGGCGGGCAGCACACCACCATCACCGCCGGCGGGCAGGAATTGACGGTTAAAGGCGGCGGCCAAACCGCTACCGTCACCGGGAATGTCACCGAGACCTACAAAAACGATCAGAGCACGACGATCACCGGTACGCTGACCATCAAAGCGAAAACGATCAACATCACCAGCGCAGACGGCGTGTCGGTGCAGACACCGAGCTGGAAAGATAACTGCCACGGTTGGAAATGGGTGGCGACCGGGGCCAACTTCGCCTTCTACGGCTCCAATCTTGCGTTGACAGGAGCCAGCCTGAAACACACGATGCTGGATATCTCGCACAATCCGCTGGCGATCAGCAAAACCAATTTCAAGCTCAGTAACGATCCAATGACGTTCACTCAGCTTGGCGCGCTGGTGACCAACGGCGCCTTACGGTTGAGCACCAAGGCGCTGGCGATCTTTTTATAA
- the uspC gene encoding universal stress protein UspC: MGYQNVLVTVAVAPDSHRLVEKAVSIVRPYGGSITLLSTLANPEMYNNFAGPMLGDLRSLMEEETRLFMEELRQRAGYPIADALIVHGELGDSLEYASRRQPFDLLICGNHRDGMMNKVSCSAARFINISHIDVLIVPL, from the coding sequence ATGGGGTATCAAAACGTTCTGGTCACCGTCGCCGTTGCCCCTGACAGCCACCGCCTGGTGGAAAAAGCCGTCTCCATCGTCCGCCCTTACGGCGGCAGCATCACCTTGTTAAGCACCCTCGCCAACCCGGAAATGTACAATAATTTCGCCGGGCCGATGCTGGGGGATTTGCGCTCGTTGATGGAGGAGGAAACCCGGCTGTTTATGGAGGAACTGCGTCAACGCGCCGGTTACCCGATCGCCGATGCGCTGATCGTGCACGGCGAGCTGGGTGACAGCCTGGAATACGCCAGCCGCCGTCAGCCGTTCGACCTGCTGATCTGCGGCAATCATCGCGACGGCATGATGAATAAGGTCTCCTGTTCCGCCGCCCGCTTTATCAATATCAGCCATATCGACGTGCTGATCGTTCCGCTCTAA
- a CDS encoding pentapeptide repeat-containing protein, translating to MTSKPEQIRQRVKRGELIAGEDLHGLSFAGMDLAGGMFNELNLNGVNFSDCDLRDSVFSNCRLEQAQFARANLKQTAFNQCAMSGGRFSESHIELTMFNDCRLEQGDFSRLALNQSHWMSCQLAGANFSATQHDRTTFYESPLDGAALNQARLSLVTFFRLNLRDTRFEGADFDRVTFFECDHRGKSYAGQRLIACQFTDNQLDDVDFSQATLRQSNFKGASLRRANLAGVQAQQSLWLEANLTHAQCRGGQFDQAIFSEATLDAASFNQARLYQCVFQHSRAARCDFSDSDLTYADFCYADIGAADFRRARFMRTRMHRAHQQQTRWGDRSGILERDEELYAAETWSAQRQSRI from the coding sequence ATGACCTCAAAGCCAGAGCAAATACGCCAGCGCGTGAAACGCGGCGAGCTGATTGCCGGTGAGGATTTGCACGGCCTGTCATTCGCCGGTATGGATTTGGCCGGCGGCATGTTCAATGAACTGAACCTGAACGGCGTGAACTTCTCCGATTGCGATCTGCGCGACAGCGTCTTCAGCAATTGCCGGCTCGAACAGGCGCAATTTGCACGGGCGAACCTGAAGCAAACGGCCTTCAACCAGTGCGCCATGTCGGGCGGCCGCTTCAGCGAGAGCCATATCGAACTGACGATGTTCAACGACTGCCGGCTTGAACAGGGCGACTTCAGCCGGCTGGCGCTCAACCAAAGCCACTGGATGTCATGCCAATTGGCCGGCGCGAATTTTTCCGCCACTCAGCACGATCGCACCACCTTTTACGAAAGCCCGCTCGACGGCGCTGCGTTGAATCAGGCGCGGTTATCTCTTGTCACGTTCTTCCGATTAAACCTCCGTGACACGCGGTTTGAAGGGGCAGATTTCGACCGCGTCACGTTTTTCGAATGTGACCACCGCGGCAAAAGTTACGCCGGGCAGCGCCTGATCGCCTGCCAGTTTACCGATAACCAACTGGACGACGTCGATTTCAGCCAGGCGACGCTGCGTCAAAGCAACTTCAAGGGCGCTTCGCTGCGGCGCGCCAACCTGGCGGGCGTGCAGGCGCAGCAGTCACTGTGGCTGGAGGCCAATCTGACCCACGCGCAGTGCCGCGGCGGGCAGTTCGATCAGGCGATCTTCAGCGAAGCGACGTTGGACGCCGCCAGCTTCAACCAGGCGCGCCTGTATCAATGCGTATTCCAGCACAGCCGCGCGGCGCGCTGTGATTTCAGCGACAGCGACCTGACCTACGCCGACTTCTGTTATGCCGACATCGGCGCCGCCGATTTCCGCCGCGCGCGCTTTATGCGCACCCGCATGCACCGCGCCCATCAGCAGCAAACGCGCTGGGGCGATCGCAGCGGAATTCTCGAGCGCGACGAAGAGCTGTACGCCGCCGAAACCTGGAGCGCACAGCGCCAGAGCCGAATCTGA
- the pcp gene encoding pyroglutamyl-peptidase I: MNKVLITGIEPFDGDAVNPSWQIAQALAGEHIAGAEIAALELPCVLGEANQQLIAAIEALQPLAVICLGLAGGRAEISLERVAINLIDARIPDNAGKQPVDIPVVAGGPVGYFSTLPVKAAVQQLRRQGIPAAVSYTAGTYNCNHIFYGLRHYLETQHARGRGGFVHVPYSHALAAAHPGKPSMALATMVEAVRTIVQVTLTVEEDVRFGDGAIH, from the coding sequence ATGAACAAAGTCTTGATCACCGGCATTGAGCCGTTCGATGGCGATGCGGTGAATCCTTCCTGGCAGATTGCGCAGGCGTTGGCCGGTGAACATATTGCCGGCGCGGAGATCGCGGCGCTCGAGCTGCCTTGCGTGTTGGGCGAGGCCAATCAGCAATTGATCGCGGCGATTGAGGCGCTGCAGCCGCTGGCGGTGATTTGTCTGGGCCTGGCCGGCGGCCGGGCCGAGATATCGCTGGAACGGGTGGCCATCAATCTGATCGATGCCCGCATTCCCGACAATGCCGGTAAACAGCCGGTCGATATACCGGTGGTGGCCGGCGGGCCGGTGGGGTATTTCAGCACGTTGCCGGTCAAGGCCGCAGTGCAGCAGCTGCGCCGACAGGGGATCCCGGCGGCGGTCTCTTATACGGCAGGTACCTATAACTGCAACCATATTTTTTACGGTCTGCGGCACTATCTCGAGACGCAGCACGCGAGGGGCAGGGGCGGATTCGTGCATGTCCCGTACAGCCATGCACTGGCGGCGGCGCATCCGGGCAAGCCGAGTATGGCGCTGGCGACGATGGTGGAAGCGGTGCGCACTATTGTGCAGGTGACGCTGACGGTCGAGGAAGATGTGCGATTCGGCGACGGCGCCATACATTAA